The following proteins are co-located in the [Pasteurella] mairii genome:
- a CDS encoding Protein of uncharacterised function (DUF1804) has protein sequence METWGLTMAHDEKTKAHVRRYYVFDRLTLEQAAKKAGVAFGTARRWKLQAQDKGDNWDNVRDAQIMAGGELEDISRSLLTGFILQYRATMNEVQQNSELNSKEKVALLATLSDSFTKMTAASKAQQSANNAKTAADKAQQTAEVKAPVANPIFTINKTYADMDTIPSGTLFCRINERTANQPQPNGNPSNFDAQAWQFDSGDQNTQFIIYSDNDIRVRYNDDGQRWTSWNTMLTSKNLSDAVTNPARDIPASVGGVKIAYDRAVEAEKKGLPTGAVLGFAKGVTPTGFLKCDGTIFNRQTYPDLYRALGNKNTLPNLQRSDVGMLAYFPHDNIPVGWLPCDGKSVTQAQYPELYRYLGNKYGTNGKLPDAGDRFIRNAGQGLRVGQTQEDAIKTHEIQVPDSNRLGINAGVFHYAERGGEHNSGHNILTYQGEKETRPKAIAFKLCIKAKNTFDDVVFWIKAFGEVQNAGVLDAGRLAQDLQDKADRRHTHTTGDITNFSHEVNNAIHHAFTYQKVGNFEIRKYPDGTMIQTGLHRRGGTEFNRFPNDYVDFVTLIYPVAFVDMPVVTVMPQLSHPYFDTDKNYLATNDKSKHLGSGVEEANDGLIGLTIDNNNKQCQFNYQNNKVFISEMTFHITAIGRWK, from the coding sequence ATGGAAACTTGGGGGCTAACCATGGCGCATGATGAAAAAACCAAAGCGCACGTGCGTCGTTATTATGTTTTTGACCGCCTTACCCTAGAACAAGCGGCAAAAAAAGCCGGTGTTGCCTTTGGAACCGCGCGACGTTGGAAATTGCAAGCACAAGATAAAGGTGATAATTGGGATAACGTCCGTGATGCACAGATTATGGCAGGTGGCGAGCTAGAAGATATTTCTCGCAGTCTTTTGACCGGGTTTATTTTGCAATATCGCGCAACCATGAACGAGGTGCAACAAAATTCAGAACTTAATTCAAAAGAAAAGGTGGCGTTATTGGCGACGCTTTCAGACAGTTTTACCAAAATGACAGCTGCCAGTAAGGCACAGCAAAGCGCGAATAATGCGAAAACCGCGGCAGATAAAGCGCAGCAGACGGCGGAGGTGAAAGCGCCGGTGGCAAACCCGATATTTACCATTAATAAAACCTACGCGGATATGGATACGATACCCAGTGGAACCTTGTTTTGTCGGATTAATGAACGTACAGCCAATCAGCCCCAGCCGAATGGCAACCCCTCGAATTTTGATGCGCAAGCGTGGCAATTCGATAGTGGCGACCAAAATACGCAATTTATTATCTACAGCGATAATGACATTAGGGTGCGTTATAACGACGACGGGCAGCGTTGGACGAGTTGGAACACGATGTTAACCAGTAAAAACTTATCTGACGCAGTGACCAATCCCGCGCGCGATATTCCCGCCAGTGTCGGCGGGGTGAAAATTGCCTATGACCGCGCGGTGGAAGCGGAGAAGAAGGGCTTGCCGACCGGTGCGGTATTGGGGTTTGCCAAAGGCGTGACCCCGACAGGATTTTTAAAATGTGATGGTACGATTTTTAATCGACAAACCTATCCGGATTTATACCGCGCTTTAGGCAATAAAAATACACTGCCGAATTTACAGCGTTCGGATGTGGGCATGCTTGCGTATTTTCCGCACGACAATATTCCTGTGGGGTGGTTGCCTTGCGACGGAAAAAGCGTGACACAGGCGCAATATCCGGAACTCTATCGTTATTTAGGCAATAAATATGGCACCAACGGAAAACTGCCGGATGCAGGAGATCGTTTTATTCGTAATGCGGGTCAAGGCTTGCGGGTAGGTCAAACGCAGGAGGATGCTATTAAAACCCACGAAATTCAAGTGCCAGATAGTAATAGGTTAGGAATAAACGCGGGAGTGTTTCATTATGCTGAACGCGGTGGCGAGCATAATAGTGGACATAATATCTTGACTTATCAAGGTGAAAAAGAGACCCGCCCAAAAGCCATTGCATTTAAGTTGTGCATTAAAGCGAAAAACACCTTTGATGATGTTGTTTTTTGGATAAAAGCCTTTGGCGAGGTGCAAAATGCAGGCGTGTTGGATGCGGGACGTCTAGCGCAGGATTTACAGGACAAAGCCGACCGTCGACATACGCACACTACAGGGGATATCACCAACTTTTCTCACGAAGTGAATAACGCTATTCACCACGCCTTCACCTATCAAAAAGTGGGGAATTTCGAAATCCGCAAATATCCAGATGGAACCATGATACAAACCGGGTTACATCGACGTGGCGGCACAGAATTCAACAGGTTCCCCAATGACTATGTTGATTTTGTGACCTTAATCTATCCCGTTGCTTTTGTTGATATGCCGGTGGTCACGGTGATGCCGCAATTGTCACATCCCTATTTTGATACTGACAAAAACTATCTTGCCACAAATGATAAAAGTAAACACTTAGGAAGTGGCGTGGAAGAAGCCAATGATGGACTTATCGGGCTGACCATTGATAACAATAATAAACAATGTCAATTTAATTATCAGAATAATAAAGTGTTTATATCTGAAATGACATTTCACATTACAGCCATTGGAAGATGGAAATAG